A region of the Oncorhynchus nerka isolate Pitt River linkage group LG26, Oner_Uvic_2.0, whole genome shotgun sequence genome:
gagtagtggttgttggtctataatactgagagtagtggttggtggtctataatactgagagtagtggttggtggtctataatactgagagtagtggttggtggtctataatactgagagtagtggttggtggtctataatactgagagtagtggttggtggtctataatactgacatggagagtagtggttggtggtctataatactgagagtagtggttggtggtctataatactgagagtagtggttggtggtctataatactgagagtagtggttggtggtctataatactgacatggagagtagtggttggtggtctataatactgacatggagagtagtggttggtggtctataatactgacatggagagtagtggttggtggtctataatactgacatggagagtagtggttggtggtctataatactgagagtagtggtttgtggtctataatactgagagtagtggttggtggtctataatactgacatggagagtagtggttggtggtctataatactgagagtagtggttggtggtctataatactgagagtagtggttggtggtctataatactgagagtagtggttggtggtctataatactgagagtagtggttggtggtctataatactgacatggagagtagtggttggtggtctataatactgacatggagagtagtggttggtggtctataatactgacatggagagtagtggttggtggtctataatactgacatggagagtagtggttggtggtctataatactgagagtagtggtttgtggtctataatactgagagtagtggttggtggtctataatactgacatggagagtagtggttggtggtctataatactgacatgagagtagtggttggtggtctataatactgagagtagtggttggtggtctataatactgagagtagtggttggtggtctataatactgagagtagtggttggtggtctataatactgagagtagtggttggtggtcttaTAATATTGGAAGTAaaggttggtggtctataatactgagagtagtggttggtggtctataatactgagagtagtggttggtggtctataatattgagagtagtggttggtggtcaagttcatgatgctgttgaccttaaGGCCCCAGGATCAGCGGATCCACAAATAGTctcataacatcaaagatccaccaccatgttttataacaactatagtgttctattctGCTCAGGCATTCCCCCTGGACGTTAAACTGGTGTTCATTGCCACAGAGCTCTATTTCCATGCCATCTGACCAAAAGCACAGGTTtcaatcccctcctccctccagagTTAGGGATGAGAGTACTGTAAACTGATCCTGGATCTGTACAGCTTGTACTCAGAGCCTCTGTCTGACCTCTCAAGAATCAAGATTCAAGTTTATTAGAAACTTATCAATGCACGGTAATATGAATGAAATGTCAAGTAGAgtggtacaaaatatatatatttttaaaaacacatatatatataatatactatatatatactgtatgatgtactgtatatacatcatAAAAATTATCCACTCTCTGTGGCAAAACCAACGCCAGGCTGATTTGGGATCAGTCATTACAACCCAGTCTAATATTAATGATGGAGAGCAGACCATTACACTGACCCCGGACCATGGGTTAATGTTAATAGCTTTGctttacagcacacacacatgctcgcacacacaagcacacaatgacacacacacacacacacctaaatcaCCTGATCGTCGAGGGCCTTGTTGACTCAAGGTGAAAGCTGTAATGTTGAGTTACTGCCTTTTACTGTAGtcctgacaggtgtgtgtgtgtgtgtgtgtgtgtgtgtgtgtgtgtgtgtgtgtgtgtgtgtgtgtgtgtgtgtgtgtgtgtgtgtgtgtgtgtgtgtgtgtgtgtaattcacAGTGGAGGTTATTCTGCTGACAAGAGTGAGATTCTcaaaatagaaccctattccctacatacagtagtgcactactttagaccagagccctgtggcaccctattccctacatacagtagtgcactactttagaccagagccctatggcaccctattcctacatagtgccctactttagaccagagccctgtggcattctattccctacatacagtagtgcactactttagaccaaagccatatggcaccctattccctacatagtgcactactttagaccaaagccatatggcaccctattccctacatagtgcactactttagaccagagccctatggcaccctattccctacatggtgccctactttagaccagagccctgtggcattctattccctacatacagtagtgcactactttagaccaaagccatatggcaccctattccctacatagtgcactacttttgaccagagccctatggcaacctattccctgtatagtgcactacttttgaccagagccctatgtcaacctattccctgtatagtgcactacttttgaccagagccctatggcaacctattccctgtatagtgcactacttttgaccagagccctatgtcaacctattccctgtatagtgcactacttttgaccagagcctatggcaacctattccctgtatagtgcactacttttgaccagagccctatggcaacctattccctacatagtgcactacttttgacccttgAGCCCTTGAACTTGATGGATGTGTTGGACAATAACatcattttttaatgactacctcatctttgtaccccacacatgcaatcatctgtaaggtccctcatctctgtaccccagtacacaactatctgtaaggtccctcatctctgtaccccagtacacaactatctgtaaggtccctcatctctgtaccccagtacacaactatctgtaaggtccctcatctctgtaccccagtacacaactatctgtaaggtccctcatctctgtaccccagtacacaactatctgtaaggtccctcatctctgtaccccagtacacaactatctgtaaggtccctcatctctgtaccccagtacacaactatctgtaaggtccctcatctctgtaccccagtacacaactatctgtaaggtccctcatctctgtaccccagtacacaactatctgtaaggtccctcatctctgtaccccagtacacaactatctgtaaggtccctcatctctgtaccccagtacacaactatctgtaaggtccctcatctctgtaccccagtacacaactatctgtaaggtccctcatctctgtaccccagtacacaactatctgtaaggtccctcatctctgtaccccagtacacaactatctgtaaggtcctcatctctgtaccccagtacacaactatctgtaaggtccctcatctctgtaccccagtacacaatcatctgtaaggtccctcatctctgtaccccagtacacaactatctgtaaggtccctcatctctgtaccccagtacacaactatctgtaaggtccctcatccctgtaccccagtacacaactatctgtaaggtccctcatctctgtaccccagtacacaactatctgtaaggtccctcatctctgtaccccagtacacaactatctgtaaggtccctcaNNNNNNNNNNNNNNNNNNNNNNNNNNNNNNNNNNNNNNNNNNNNNNNNNNNNNNNNNNNNNNNNNNNNNNNNNNNNNNNNNNNNNNNNNNNNNNNNNNNNNNNNNNNNNNNNNNNNNNNNNNNNNNNNNNNNNNNNNNNNNNNNNNNNNNNNNNNNNNNNNNNNNNNNNNNNNNNNNNNNNNNNNNNNNNNNNNNNNNNNNNNNNNNNNNNNNNNNNNNNNNNNNNNNNNNNNNNNNNNNNNNNNNNNNNNNNNNNNNNNNNNNNNNNNNNNNNNNNNNNNNNNNNNNNNNNNNNNNNNNNNNNNNNNNNNNNNNNNNNNNNNNNNNNNNNNNNNNNNNNNNNNNNNNNNNNNNNNNNNNNNNNNNNNNNNNNNNNNNNNNNNNNNNNNNNNNNNNNNNNNNNNNNNNNNNNNNNNNNNNNNNNNNNNNNNNNNNNNNNNNNNNNNNNNNNNNNNNNNNNNNNNNNNNNNNNNNNNNNNNNNNNNNNNNNNNNNNNNNNNGGTCTAGGGTGTAGTGTATTAGTATAAAGGgtttagtgtgtagggtctagGGTGTAGTGTATTAGTATAAAAGGGTTTAGTGTGTCTAGGGTCTAGTGTATAAAGGTTTTGCAGTAGTGTCTAGGGTGTAGTGTATAAAGGgtttagtgtgtagggtctagggtgtagtgtattagtataaagggtttagtgtgtagggtctagGGCGTAGTGTATAAAGGgtttagtgtgtagggtctagGGTGTAGTGTATAAAGgtttagtgtgtagggtctagGGTGTAGTGTATAAAGGgtttagtgtgtagggtctagGGTGTAGTGTATAAAGGgtttagtgtgtagggtctagggtgtagtgtattagtataaagggtttagtgtgtagggtctagGGTGTAGTGTATAAAGGgtttagtgtgtagggtctagggtgtagtgtattagtataaagggtttagtgtgtagggtctagGGTGTAGTGTATAaggtttagtgtgtgtattagtataaagggtttagtgtgtagggtctagGGTGTAGTGTATTAATAAAGGgtttagtgtgtagggtctagGGGCGTAgtttagtgtgtagggtctagGGCGTAGTGTATAAAGGgtttagtgtgtagggtctagGGCGTAGTGTATTAGTATAAAGGgtttagtgtgtagggtctagggcagtggtcaccaaactacggcccgcgggccggatacggcccgtcagcacatttggcccggccctctgaacaataccagagacgctatcgaatttttttcctatttggcctccagaaaaaaaatcctaggcccggccctgtcaaagagagaacggaataatggcgaaaaggttaggtaagagaaaaattgattcagaatgcagggtatttaacctgcagtggacaaacaatttttttttgttcaatgcaaagaaaaggctgtttgtctcatctgtcaagagacggtggtggtattcaaagaatacaatcttcgccgacactatgaatcccgtcacaaagacaagtacgatagcttgcaaggccaaatacgagcagacaaactctcaaagctaaaaagtggactactatctcagcagaatacatttgtacgccaagctcagctgaaccaggcatccgttcgggccagctttcgggttgctaaactgatagcaagaagcggtaagcctttcactgacggagagtttgttaagaaatgtatggatgctgtcgcggaggaggtgtgtcccgagaagaaagatgcatttaatgccgtaagtctgtcgggcgagtacaatcaccagacgtgttgaagaaatcgggagtaatgtatatgcccagctgcagcagaagacgaaagaatttgacttttttcattagcactggatgagagcacggacgtgcaagacacagcgcaactgctcatttttattcgtggagttagcgcaaactttgagatatgcgaggagctggcagccctcaaagtctcaaagggactacaacgggagaggatatttttgacaaagtgtgccaaaccatggagaagttggacctggactggtcaaagctagctagcatcacgactgacggggctcctagcatggtggacgaaactcgcggtctaataggacgcatgaaccgggagttggaaaaaaggggtctcaccgccccgctacgagtccactgcctaattcaccagcaagcactgtgctgcaaagtgttgaagtgggattctgtaatgaaggttgtggtgtcgtgcataaacttcatcagagcaaagggacttaaacacaggcagttccaagaattcctgtctgaactggagtctacgcacggagatgtgctgtactacacagaggtccgatggctgagccggggcagagttttgaggcgtttttacgagctgctacccgaaaataacgcatttcttcatttaaaagacaaaacggtcccagagctgatcgacccagaatggaaatggcacctcgcatttttaacagacgtgacagaaatacttaacagccttaacttgcagctacaaggcgaggggaaactcatttgcgacatgtattcacacataaaagcatttgaggtgaaattagcgctgcttttggaacaagtgaaaaagcgcaacttcgtccatcttcctgctacccaaaacctgtcgacagagaacccagtggtcccgttcccagctgaaaagtgcgtggaagcactggaaatgctgaaggcggagttcggtgtgcgattcagtgaactacatgttcatgcaaaagaaatccgtctttttcagaacccctttgttgccgacattgatgaagcccagccttcatatcagtttgagttggctgagttacagaactgtgatgttctgaaagacgcattcaagcccaacagtctcattgacttctatgccgccctcccaaacgacacatatccaaacatcaaaaaacacgcaatgaaaatgtccacagtttttggcagcacgtatatctgcgagaaaaccttttctcgcatgaaactgctgaaaaccccgatgagatcaagattgacagatgaacatttgcatcagtgcttgagactggctgtaactagaattgaacctgatattcaacttctcaccagccagatgcaggcccacagttcacactgatgaacatacataggtaagctcacttttctgacttgaatgagtcattctgagcataaacaaatataatcataataaaatctactgggataaaatccatctttacaaccatactggtagtgaaatgtattgtgctgtgtaggtgctgtatcacttagttcagtttctcaacctgcttcttttgtggttttcacagggaagttgatgagagagagagctgcaaacagcggtgtctacaagcctactggaacctacaaaaggattataaggaaggaacacaagaactttaagagactgctcatatgtgtcagagagattctgctctgacaactgagctgaacttttatctgttaagattgtgcatggcacgacagaaagttaatgttccatggctttttttctatgaagaacccagagagttatttagttattatttatttcctgttttttctgtgaagaactcagagagggttatttagttattatttatttcattaatagtgttattatttgtttcctgactttttttctgtaaagaacctggaaagggttatttggttatgtgtggctttctggaaaacaatacattttttaagctcccctacgatcgtcacactttttctgttacaaactgacaccggccccccatcagagaagggaaacgttatgtggccctcacaggaaaaagtttggggacccctggtcTAGGGTGTAGTGTATAAAGGgtttagtgtgtagggtctagggtgtagtgtattagtataaagggtttagtgtgtagggtgtagtgtataAAGGCtttagtgtgtagggtctagGGTGTAGTGTATAAAGGgtttagtgtgtagggtctagGGTGTAGTGTATAAAGGgtttagtgtgtagggtctagggtgtagtgtattagtataaagggtttagtgtgtagggtctagGGTGTAGTGTATAAAGGgtttagtgtgtagggtctagGGTGTAGTGTATAAAGGgtttagtgtgtagggtctagGGTGTAATGTATTAGTATAAAGGgtttagtgtgtagggtctagGGTGTAGTGTATAAAGGgtttagtgtgtagggtctagGGTGTAGTGTATAAAGGgtttagtgtgtagggtctagGGTGTAGTGTATAAAGGgtttagtgtgtagggtctagGGTGTAGTGTATAAAGGgtttagtgtgtagggtctagGGTGTAGTGTATGAAGGgtttagtgtgtagggtctagGGCGTAGTGTATTAGTATAAAGGGTTTAGTGTGTATTGTCTAGGGTGTAGTGTATTAGTATAAAGGgtttagtgtgtagggtctagggtgtagtgtattagtataaagggtttagtgtgtagggtctagGGTGTAGTGTATAAAGGGTTTAGtgtgcctggtgtcaacggtacaggctggtggcagagtcaggattgggCGTAAGCAGAGTGAGTCCATGACCACATCCTGCCTGGTGCCCAACGGTACAGACTGATGACAGAGTCAGGATTGGGCGTAAGCAGAGTGAGTCCATGAccacatcctgcctggtgtcgaCGGTACAGACTGATGACAGAGTCAGGATTGGGCGTAAGCAGAGTGAGTCCATGACCACATCCTGCCTGGTGCCCAACGGTACAGACTGATGACAGAGTCAGGATTGGGCGTAAGCAGAGTGAGTCCATGAccacatcctgcctggtgtcaacggtataggctggtggcagagtcaggattgggCGTAAGCAGAGTGAGTCCATGACCACATCCTGCCTGGTGCCCAACGGTACAGACTGATGACAGAGTCAGGATTGGGCGTAAGCAGAGTGAGTCCATGAccacatcctgcctggtgtcaacggtataagctggtggcagagtcaggattgggCGTAAGCAGAGTGAGTCCATGAccacatcctgcctggtgtcgaCGGTACAGActggtggcagagtcaggattgggCGTAAGCAGAATGAGTCCATGAccacatcctgcctggtgtcgaCGGTACAGACTGATGACAGAGTCAGGATTGGGCGTAAGCAGAATGAGTCCATGAccacatcctgcctggtgtcgacggtacaggctggtggtggtgtactggtgtggggaatgttttacTGGCGCACgctaggtcccttgataccaattgagcaacgtttcCATTCCCCGAAGAACTCAGGCTGTTCTGAAAGCAAAGGGTCCGACTAGGTACTAGATGGgtatacctaataaactggccactaagTGTATGTGATTCTTACAAAGGTTTGAaatgataccaattgagcaacgtttccattccccaaagaattcaggctgttctgaaaGCAAAGGGTCCGACTAGGTACTAGATGGgtatacctaataaactggccactaagTGTATGTGATTCTTACAAAGGTTTGAaatgataccaattgagcaacgtttccattccccaaagaattcaggctgttctgaaaGCAAAGGGTCCGACTAGGTACTAGATGGgtatacctaataaactggccactaagTGTATGTGATTCTTACAAAGGTTTGAaatgataccaattgagcaacgtttccattccccaaagaattcaggctgttctggaagcAAAGCGTCTGACCAGGTACTAATAAACTGGCAACTAAGTGTATGTGATTCATacaaaggtttgaaatgattgtgttttagtccaatattatatctgtttgggcttcttgaggtcaatttgcagtctacaaatgatttgtaattatgttcctgtctgaatctagttgatgatccctggtgtaAGGGTCTAGTGTGTACTGTACCTGACAGCACCAGCGCAGGTAGAGACTCCTCAAAGAAGACATGGTGGACAGGTAACCTAGACCTGTATCTGTAATCCTCacacatctggagagagaggagagagagacgggggggggggagaaagagagagagagagagagagagtgagggggagagagagggggagagagagagagggagagagagggggagagagatgggggagagagagacagagagagtgaccatAATGATACTTTTCATACTATACTGGTTTTCTTTCTGAAATAAGGTAGTATAGACCTGTACTCAGTAGATCCCagacccccccaccacacacactatatactacTACATGCTATACTccacactactatactacaccctactatactgtactctactctactatattccACTCTCACCTGTCCAGTACCAGCTCCTCTAGTTTGTGGAGATCACAGGCGATGTACTCCAGGGCCATGTCAGTGATGCGTGGGCACCAGGAGAGGTCCAGGCTCCGCAGCTTCCTCAGGTTCTCTGCTACCAGCTCCACCCCGTCATCAGTGATTTTAGAGCAGCCTGACAGGCTCAGAGCCGTGAGGTTGGGCAGGCTGTGGACCATGTTAACCACACCATGGTTGGTGATCTCCCAACACGAGTGGAGACgcagtgtgtgagtggtgtagccctgagggggaggggagggagagagagagagagagagagagagagagagagagagagagagagagagagagagagagagagagagagagaatgaggtttAGGATTATATCTTTGAACTCATCATGAGAGGACCACagtaatctgaactcatcatgagaggACCACagtaatctgaactcatcatgagaggACCACagtaatctgaactcatcatgagaggACCACagtaatctgaactcatcatgagaggACCACggtaatctgaactcatcatgagaggACCACggtaatctgaactcatcatgagaggACCACagtaatctgaactcatcatgagaggACCACagtaatctgaactcatcatgagaggACCACagtaatctgaactcatcatgagaggACCACGGTAATCTGAACTCATCAAGAGAGGACCACAGTAATCTGAACTCATCAAGAGAGGACCACAGTAATCTGAACTCACCATGAGAGGACCACagtaatctgaactcatcatgagaggACCACAGTAATCTGAACTCACCATGAGAGGACCACagtaatctgaactcatcatgagaggACCACagtaatctgaactcatcatgagaggACCACAGTAATCTGAACTCACCATGAGAGGACCACAGTAATCTGAACTCACCATGAGAGGACCAGggtaatctgaactcatcatgagaggACCACAGTAATCTGAActcagttctacacattttgccacggGAGCGGAGAGAGAAGACTTTCCAATTTTataactaatttcatgcaattctacaaaaTGTTTTACATGACATTTATGATCAATGGGGGCCCCTCCGGCTGGTAGGGGAACTGATCTGCGGGCCTACAGAGAGgacggggagagggggaagggaagacGTGTGTGTGTACCAGTACCTGCGTGCTCTCTATAAGTGTGTAGGATTGTAACCTACCTGTTTGGCTGTGAAGTAAGCCATGGCTGTGTCGGTTACGTGGTAGGCCTGCAGGCTGAGCTCTGACAGGTTGGGCAGTAGCTGTGTGCTCTCTATAACAGTGTAGGATTGTAACCTACCTGTTTGGCTGTGAAGTAAGCCATGGCTGTGTCGGTTACGTGGTAGGCCTGCAGGCTGAGCTCTGACAGGTTGGGCAGTACCTGTGTGCTCTCTATAACAGTGTAGGATTTTAACCTACCTGTTTGGCTGTGAAGTAAGCCATGGCTGTGTCGGGTACGTGGTAGGCCTGCAGGCTGAGCTCTGACAGGTTGGGCAGTACCTGTGTGCTCTCTATAACAGTGTAGGATTGTAACCTACCTGTTTGGCTGTGAAGTAAGCCATGGCTGTGTCGGTTACGTGGTAGGCCTGCAGGCTGAGCTCTGACAGGTTGGGCAGTACCTGTGTGCTCTCTATAAGTGTGTAGGATTGTAACCTACCTGTTTGGCTGTGAAGTAAGCCATGGCTGTGTCGGTTACGTGGTAGGCCTGCAGGCTGAGCTCTGACAGGTTGGGCAGTAGCTGTGAGATGGCAGCAATGGCGTCGTCTGCTACGTTGATACAGTCGCTGACGCTGAGCGAGGTGAGCCGTGCGTTCAGGCTGGACCACAGACCGGCCTCCGTGAAGTCATTACAACCGGCCAACTCCAGATGCATCAGACCCTGCATCTGTTCCAGCATCACCTACACACAccagacaacacactgagattacacaatacacacacccctatccagcatcacctacacacaccagagaacacactgagattacacaatacacacacccctatcagcatcacctacacacaccagacaacacacactgagattacacaatacacacacatcagacaacacacagattacacaatacacacacccccTATCAGcatcacctacacacaccacagacaacacactgagattacacaatacacactatccagcatcacctacacacaccacagacaacacacactgagattacacaatacacacacccctatccagcatcacctacacacacacctatgcaTCACCTACACACAAAccagacaacacactgagattacacaatacacacacctaTCCAGCatcacctacacacacccacagagaACACACTGAtattacacaatacacacacccctatcagcatcacctaaacacacaccacagacaacagactgagattacacaatacacacacacctatccagcatcacctacacacaccctaaccagCATCACCtaaacacacagagaacacactgagattacacaatacacacacacctatcagcatcacctacacacaccagacaacacactgagattacacaatacacactatcagcatcactaaacacacacctatcagcatcacctacacacaccacagagaACACACTGAtattacacaatacacacacccctatcagcatcacctaaacacacaccacagacaacagactgagattacacaatacacacacacctatccagcatcacctacacacaccctaaccagcatcacctaaacacacaccagagaacacactgagattacacaatacacacacctatcagcatcacctacacacaccagacaacacactgagattacacaatacacacacaccacagagaacACACTGAGATTACACAATACACACCCCTATCCAgcatcacctacacacacacacagacaacacacagagattacacaatacacacacacctatccagcatcacctacacacacacagagaacacacactgaGTTTGCAGAAAACACACACCCTTATTCAgcatcacctacacacacacaccacagagaacacacactgagtttacagaatacacacacacctatccggcatcacctatacacacacacacaccacagagaacacacactgagtttacaacgatacaactctgatataactgatacaactctgatacaactctgatacaactctgatataactctgatacaactctgatataactctgatacaactctgatataactctgatacaactctgatataactgatacaactctgatataactgatacaactctgatacaactctgatacaactctgatataactctgatacaactctgatataactctgatataactctgatacaactctgatataactctgatataactctgatataactctgatacaactctgatacaacactgatacaactctgatacaactctgatataactctgatataactctgatacaactctgatacaactctgatataactctgatataactctgatacaactctgatacaactctgatacaactctgatataactctgatataactgatataactctgatacaactctgatataactctgatataactctgatataactgatataactgatataactgatataactctgatacaactctgatacaactctgatacaactctgatataactgatataactctgatacaactctgatacaactctgatacaactctgatataactctgatataactctgatataactctgatataactctgatacaactctgatataac
Encoded here:
- the LOC135564902 gene encoding F-box/LRR-repeat protein 16-like produces the protein MTFKCLACSTWHLLLIRVMLEQMQGLMHLELAGCNDFTEAGLWSSLNARLTSLSVSDCINVADDAIAAISQLLPNLSELSLQAYHVTDTAMAYFTAKQPAGLPRNRHSHGLLHSQTGRLQSYTVIESTQLLPNLSELSLQAYHVTDTAMAYFTAKQGYTTHTLRLHSCWEITNHGVVNMVHSLPNLTALSLSGCSKITDDGVELVAENLRKLRSLDLSWCPRITDMALEYIACDLHKLEELVLDRCVRITDTGLGYLSTMSSLRSLYLRWCCQVQYTLDPYTRDHQLDSDRNIITNHL